ACTCTCAGTTTAATTGTAGCGCAAATGAAAATGAATGCCATATTTCCCTCATTCCTTTCCAACATTTCCAATTTAAAATCCAGTACTTAAAAACAAGATTTTAAGGTGTTTTGCATGTTTGTTTGGCTAAACTATAgttagtttttagttttttcaTGAATGTTCGGAACATATGAAGTTCTTTATTTGCGAGCATCTATTACAAAAGCAACCTAGTAAATTCCCAAGTGCAAGAACAGAAGATATTTCAAACACACAAGGAAAATGAACCGAGACCTCATGCCTAATAAAAGAAAATCTTCTAAAATTATTGTCATATTTAAATTTTATCTACAATTGCCAGATGTCTCCTGAAGACCTAAGGTGGGAAGGGGAGGATCCTGGAATTTCTCATCGAGGTGGTCGTTCTGGACCAGGTCGTGGATTTAAAAACTCTATATCTCGTGGCGGTGCTTTTGCTGGAGGAAGAGGTAGAGGGATAGTAAGAAATCAGACCAAGCGAAGTTTCCCTCCATCACAGAACGGTATCAATAAGAAAATACTGGGTGACATTGAAATTCTTGACACTGACACTTTGGTTAAAGAGGTACATCAACAATCTTGTTCTTTTGCATGGTAATGATATTAATGGTTTCAAGTTACCAAAACTAATATACATGTTACAGGTGGAGAAAGTGTTTGGTGCAAGCCATCTAGATTCAATGGAGATCGAGAAAGCAAAAAATGTACTCAAGGTATTAATTACTTGTTTACTTGGATTTATATACCATAACCATATTTCTGTATTACGGGTTAATAATTATGTGATGCAGGAACATGAACAAGCGCTCATTGATGCGATTGCAAGATTGGAAGATGCATCAGATGGCGAGAGTGGTAATTAATGACTATATTTTACCGTGTCCTACATTTATATTAAAAAAACAATGAAGACAAATAGTTATTTTTTCTGTTATCAAAATATAAACTCATCCTCCCTCGTCCTTTCGTAAAAAGCAAAATGAGAGGGCGGACTATAAAAACGGGGCATGGTTTCCTTTAAAAAGACGGGGGCATGGCAAGAACATTAAATTGTCATGTCCCTTCTTTCTTGGTGACACTAACCTTGTAAATAATACATGCCTCTTGCTTGGATTTGTTGCTTTTTGCTCAAATTGTTTTTCTTTTACTTTTTGTTCGTTGTACTGGTTTATTTAATAGGGAACAAAGTTTTACAGTCTTTAAATAACTGTCATTTGTTACcattgagaactctgtgatagGTTATTGCTTGGAGTTCATATCTACTTATCATTCTATCCAAAAAGGTGGATACCTTTTATTTTTGTAACTATCTTATAAACATCTGATTCGGTCGACTTGCCCCATTTGTGATGCAATCAGAAACAAACACCACTTAATTCTAAAATGATGACATTTTTTATTTATACTTGTCATGAGTAGACAATACCCTTCAATTTCTTTTCCTTTTAATAACTTTTGAGCAGATAGGAGAGAGCCCCGTTTCTCCAATGATCAAGAGAAGGGGATGGCAGAAACGACATTATGATTAGCTGCTTTGTAGAAGGTAGAATAGTTATTCTGAGGTCGTGTCAGGTGTGAGGTATCACACAAGAAATGCTAAATGCTCCAGCAAGTTGGATGAAGGTGACATGTAATATTTGTAGGCTTTTAGAAATAACAATACTTTGTATCTTAGTGATTGCATGATTAACTGATACACTTGCACTAGCTCTTTCAACTGCCATTGTATCTTATACATGTTTGTTTTTATGACATGTGACATCTCTTACCCCACTTTCATTTTGAATTTTTACAATGTATCAAATGAAATGCCACCAATGTGCAATGGTTGTTGTTCCAAATTAGATCCTGACAACGTTTGCAAGTTATTCCCCACATGTCGTAATTGGTAATGCTCAAATTAGTTTTTTTTAGCACATATTTAGTTCTAGCATTTCTAAATATATGGTTATCCTAACAAGAACCCGTATATTAGTGGTGCGTTATTGAAACCAGAAATAGTTATTTTTGAAACCCTATTTGGATATGTACTGTATTAAATAATCTATATATTCTTTTGGGATCATATCTTATGCTATCTATAATAGCTTGTCAAAACTACAACACtgaaaaaaaatatgaaaattaaaTTAGAATTTGTAACTATATTGCACTTTTTTTGACGAATAGACATAGTAAATGTAAAATTACTCAGAAATGATATTGTTATTATAAATTAGCATTTTACCTGCTCCCCCATTTTCCATAAATCTTAATTGCCTAAAAACAACCATAATAATGGTTCCAGGTTCCAGCACCCTCCCAGTCAGTTTTGCAAAAAGCTAAAGAAATGTTAACTAATATAGTAAAAATAGGTACAAAGGGGGGAATTTTGATGTATAAGAAAAAAAAAACAATCTAAATGCCTCATCCTTTAGCAACAAAGAGGACATGATACACATGCTTACCGGAGGATACTGCTACTGTAAAAAAAATGGTACAGTTGgctttaattatatttttataggTTACGACTTACGAGCAACTAAAACTGCTTGGAGCTGCAAAGTGGCTGTGATTGTTATCGCTATTTCTCATACTTTGGAATATGAAGATCTTCAAATATGGGGCTATCAACTCCGACACCCATTGTATTTAAACCATTGTCCACGTATATAACAGCACCAGTTATTGCTGAAGCCAATGGTGAAGCCAAGAAAGCAGCAGTGTTCCCCACTTCCTCTGTTCAATGTTTCCCAGGATTATTAATTAGCTAGGGTGGGACATTCACCATTATAAGACAAGTATTTGCAAAATATAATCAAGGTTTGTAATATTTAAGTGATTCACCTGCGGATAGTTCTTTCTGGAGAGGTGCGTTTTCAAGGGAATAATCTATCATCATATCTATGAATCCAATTGCTTTTGCAGCACGGCTTCTCAATGGGCCTGGAGAAATGGTCTGTAGGTTAGATGCAAACCTAAATAACAGGTTTAAGCTAATGTAAGACAGGTCTTACAGTTGTATTGTAAGATGTAATTAAGCCAGGATTTACTTTCTAAGAAGGTAAAAGTATTTTCTTAGATTTCCAGTATTAGGTCCTCCTACCAGTACAAATTGGTAAATACTACAGAGTTTCTTACATTTTCTTGTTTTTACTTGTCCTGTACTGAAAATGACAACGATATCATATAGTTCAAATAATTTAAACTCGTATATGGCAGATTGTTTATGGTACACAGCTGCAGATGATATGTGCTTACATGCTTTACTTAAATTTAATAACTGAACAAACTTGAAGCAAGCATGATATGTCTGCACAATGACATCTTTCACAAACATAGGGTTCAGAAGAGGGATTCAGAAAGTTGAAATGACAAAATTACCTGCAGATATTGTGTTGACCCTGATTTTACGTTTTCTTCCTGCTTCAAAAGCAAGCACCTGAACATAAGCTTAACGTTAGCCTCGGGAAGGTTAAAACAATAATCCTAACATCAAGACATGGATAATCTTAGATTAGTAATTACTCTTGTGTCACTTTCTAGTGCTGCTTTAGCTGAACTCATACCGCCACCATACCTGTATTTCATAGCATTGGTTATGTTACCCATTATAGGAGTTGCTATCAAGAAACGGAAGAAGTAACCAGTTAATAAAAGGAAATTATACCCAGGAATTATCCTCTCAGAAGCAATATATGTCAGGGAAATAGAAGAACCACCTGCAAAACAACAACTGGTCAAAAGTACAGAATATGCCTAGCCAAAATCAAATAAGTGACCGAAACAACAGAGCAACTAGTTTGAACGAAGTAACGAACATATATGTATAGAAAGCTTGGATCAGACTACAGAATAGAGGTCATACCCGGATTCATTATCGGAATAAAATTCTTTAACAAGGAAATATAGGAATAACTCGATGCAGATATTGCTGCAAGATACCCTTTCCTCGATGTCTCAAGTAGAGGTTTTGTCACCTAATAAAAACTCAATATGTgttcaccattaagaaaatcTATAAACTGCGGTATGATAAATAAAGAAATGTACCTCTGGCCCATTAGCAAGTGAGTGCACAAGAATATCAATGCTTCCAAAGTCCTCTTTCACTGATTCTGCAACTTCCTAGGAATTTGATAAACTGATAAGAGAACAGCATGTGGCTGTCTGATATATTTGACAACTAGACCGATAAGGATGTTCGGATACGAAGAATTTGATAAATTTAATCAAATACTTTACTCAATGTTGAAATAAGTTCAAAACTGTTAGACCAACAGATGACTAAAGACAGCACACACTCTACAAACATGCACATTGAAATTCTCATCTTTTTATCTTAGTGTCCACGTCAGATATATAGAATCTGGTTTAGTTTTGTTGCTAGgaaaataagaatgataacaATAACACAGATGTAAAATACGTCGCGGTTCACCAACTCAACCACAGTTCCGAATGATGGAGCATCACATATTGAGTTTTACAGAGCTTGCTACCCTTGTTTTGTTAAATTTTTATTATTCATGCAACATAATAGAAAGTGGGTCCAATGCAAATGTACCTGAACAGTCCATTTAGAAGAACCAGCATAACGTTTATTCGCTTTTATCTGCATGATTGCTGTCATATTAATTAATCAAACGACTAACAAATTTCATAAAGCATCTAAAAATTCTACAGTATATTACATCTTCAGGTACGTCCTCAAGGTTGTCAAATACAGCATCTAAAGGATATACTTTAGTAATTTCCATCAAAGCACCATCTGGCAACCTGAAATGTAAAACTTTATAAGAATGTGTAGGCCACATTAGCTGCTTAATTTATTAATAAGTATTAATGctcaaaaacaaaaattaaagGAACAGACACAGCAACATAGATTTACTCTTACAGGCGTGATTCATCAAACTTTCCACGCCGTAGGCTTGTTTCAAATATATTTAGCGCCTACAGGAGTGAGGTAAAATACATTAAGGAAAAAACAATACTAAGAATGGAAAGTTCAATGTGATAGAAGTGAACCACGGGTTGAAGGGTTTATACTTACAGGCACCCATGTACCAACAAGAATTTCAGCACCCGCAGCTGCCAGAGATTTTGCTATAGCCCAACCATATCCATTATCATCAGCTACACCAGCAATGAATGCCCGTTTACCTACACATCAAATTTAATATTTGGTTGAAGAAAATATGTTTCTTGATTGGCACTTAAACTCAGTTCTTTTTAAACTCGATTCTTTAATTCAATTATGTGGATGCTTCATGCTGGAATTAAAAAACATTTCAAAACAGACCTGACAACCGCCTAAAACTTGCTTTTGGATCCACTGAATGCTTATGATGCACCAACACTAATGCCTTCAGTGGGCTTGTAAAAGGAGGTATCAAGTATTTAGATGTTTTAAGTGGATTGGTTTAAATTTTGATTTCAGTCAGTAGTGCATTATATATCATGCTAGTATGCTACGCCAAATGTTTATCTTGAAGATTATGGAACAATATTACAAAGAATTAATTATTACTTATTGACCAGTCATCACCCCCTGTACCACCTAAAAATCATAGTTTTACTTTAATACAACAAAAGACAAGCTTATGTAGTGAACAAATAAATTAATCTACCTGTCAAATCTATAGGTAATACTGATGCCTGCTTTCCTTCACTTGCTTCAGAGTTTGCCTTTGTGGCATAGTTTCTAGCTGACTTCATATTTTGCTGAAATGGGTGCAAACTTGATACATGAAGTGAAGCGGAACGCTTTACTGATGAGGGTACATTAGAACTATTAAAAACAGTTGCTACAGCTGACTTAAAAATCCTATGGGTGAAGAAAATGGAAGGTCTAGCTGCAGTGATTTGCAGGCCAGATGCAGCAAGTCCCACCATTTACAATACGACAGCTGCAGAAATATATAGTTCCAAAGTGTCAATATACCCATTACTGGTTTGCAAATGGAAGTATGAAATAACTATATTACAAAAAAGTCATTCATATAtttcatttaaaaaatttatcttataCTAATAttcaacattttcagaaacaggCAGTAGATTATTATATTTAGATGCACATAGCTATTCGTCATTGATTCTTCAGTTTTATGTAGAGCCCCCAAGTTATAGAGCTATACTAGGTTGGATGTGAAGAACAATCATAGATAAGGAGATACAATATCAGAAAGACAGTTGAGATACAATTAAGAAAATCTGGAGCAACAATTTAGTTGTTTTTGTTATATGCATCCTATGCATACTGATGTAGTAGTGAAGAGATGAAAATGAAAATTCGACTGCAGCGAAGATTGAAGGGGCTGGAAATTTACTTACAGAACCAGATAATTATGTTTTGGAGGAGCAAACATAACTAGAAGCAGCACATTTTATTTGACTAATGATATACATTTGATTTGCACAACAAATTTCTACACCgttaaaatttataattaatccACCATTCACATCCAGATTTGTCTAATTACCTAATTCCCATCCATTTTCACCATAGCATTTTTAATGCTACACACTTACATACATGgtacatatttaattattaattcaaatACAAATATTGTAGTTCAGCTGAAGTTTCAAGTGTTGGTAGAGGCATTGCAAGCTACAAAAGACTCATGCATATCAACAAAAACCACATCACTAGACAGTCGACACCTGACTTAAACACGAAACTTGGGGCATCAATCAACAGTGGTGTTATAAAAGGCAAGTCTTAATCTACATCCTTTATCTGTCTTAACAAATGCTACTTGGTCATTCATAAATTTCAAGAAAATGGGAAGCTACTAATTATCAATTAGACTAAAATATTCAATCATAAAATCATAATAATTTGTAAAATGACAGAAAGGCTAATTAACATAACAATGCATACAAGTATAACAACTAAATCAGTATACAATGCAACATTACAACAATACTATACTTAACTTTACAGTACTAAATTaaaaaaagaataaaagaaaggaaaaaaaaaaccTTGGAAGCCCAGAAAAGATGAGGTTTTGAAGAGGTTTTATTACAGAGTGTTTGTGTGTTTCTGCTGGTGTGTCAGTTGAGCAAGTGTATGATTAAAAATGGGGGTTATTTAAAAGAGTTGGTCTCGGGTTATGGGCTTCAACAGAGCTATGCTCCAAGTTCTGGGCTGATGCTGGTTTGGACCATGTATAATCACCCGTCGTGTCTCTCCTAGTTTTTATGTTAATACGATATTGCCAAAAAAAAATATATCTTTTCCGTTTCTATTAAAGGGCGGTACCGAATGTAGTTCATTTGTAATGAATGTAGTTATACTCCCCCGTCATATTGATTTGTTATCAAAATGATTGAACAGGGAgattaagaaatatgtataaactAGTGAAAAATAGAAGGAAAAGGTCGGTGAAGTAGTGAGATCCATCGATTTTGAATGTATAAAAGTGAGGCAGTGGGGTAAAAGTAGTGTTAAAAAGAGAGGAAAAGTAGGGAAATGGGGGACCCATtaactatttttggtaagttttgaaatgtaaagaaatAAATGGTACATCCCAAAAAGGAAACCGTAAAGAAATGAAAATGATGGAGGGAGTAACTGATTATAACAGTTgctattttattattttatataaataaattataaaaaataataattatatattattgagattaatgaatttaaaatatttacgtattattttGTATATATCATATTATTGATAgattcaaaatttagataattaAAATCTTAAAATGTTCTCGTCATACGATATGTAGGTCTTTTTGTTGTGCGGATGCAGAGCTTATAGGAAATTGGGAGTTTTCAATATGAATGATATATGTGGATGACttgatattattttttaaaatattatttttaattatttttgatttattaataattttgttatattataatttgaattactaaaattaattttaaaagtatttaaTTCCCTACAAAAGAGGTTTACTGTACGTATATAATGTTAGGATTTGTTAAGTTTCGAGTTTTAACGGATGTGTTTGTGTTTCATGACTTAAATATGTCCTCACAAGATGTCTACGTATCTTGAACGTGTAGATAATAAAGCCTAAACGTAGTTCATGGTGATGTCCTCGGGGCTATGATGACAAGAGCTTATTAATGATGTTGTGACTTGTATACCATTCATTAGACCAAAATCTCGTTCTAGGTGATGGCCTCGTGGCTTGTGGGGAGCCTTCGTGGCTTTGTGACGCTTAGAGTTAAGAACCTTGTATCATGATGATGGCATATGGAGCTCTTGTCCAAAACGTGGTTTTGAATAGAGGGTTGAAATCCTTTATGTAGATGTTGAAGGTTCATGTATTAGATAAGAGTTTGGGAGATTTGGTAAGTAAGTCTTCGTGTTTGATTGGACGTTGGAGTCCTATACGTATTAGACAAATTTCTTATGGGTTTAGGTGCCTTGGAGGCTACTCCTGATGGATTTATATCCTTAATCGGATACCCTTATGAGCTACAAATTccacttatttattaattacgaaattaataaacaATTAAGGTTACATGACTCATTTATCTTGCTTAATATTTGGACCAAACTTGGTCTAATTAATACAACATTAATTATGTTGCTATAATTATTTTTGGCCTATATCATTTTCCCCCAATTTATGCGAAACCGTCTAGAAGTTTTGTAGAAGTTAAGTTTAGGTCCTTATATGTGTATCATTTTTAAAGTAAAGTGTGGAGCGATCTACAAATTTACAACAATTCGCCTTATATGAACAGTCCTTGTGGGTTTATATATTTCGGGATTTTTTCGGCATTCTCGAGTGTTTTTCATAATTGTTTTAGGCATTATTTTATACCAACATGTATTTTCCtattttttcctaatattttaaattattttatattaactAGTATTTTTTCAATTATTTCCAaatattttaggaattatttttCACCAACGAGTATCTTTTCAAAATTTTCCTGATATTTTAGGAACTATTTTATACCAATATGTATTTTTTCCAGAATTTTCCTGATTTTTTAGGAactattttattttttttaactcATCGAGGTTGTTTTCGTAATTTTGTGGAGTTTTTTTTGTAAGATTACAAAGTTGAAAGACAAATTTGCGCTTTTGTAAATTTGAGGGGCTTATTTGTCAGCTTTTAAATTGTAGGGACCTGTCGTAAAATCCGCCAAACATGGAGTATCAGGTTGCATTTTTGGAAATACAACCTCTTCTTTTGACCAGATTTTAAATATTTTGGCCCCAAAATCAGTGGTGTCTATCTCAAATAAAACTTTACTTGGATAAATTCCGATCCAgattttaataatattattaataatgatatttttcatccttatatttattatttaaataataaacaTATATTTTATGGAGGGGTTTTCATCCTAGAAACGTAAATTCATGGTCGATATTTTGACCTTATTGACTCTCGTGTGGAAGAAAATTGGGTATTTACAGACCtattttttaaagaattttggaaattaatttctaatcttttaaaaacttttattcaaaaatgGATTCTAACCATTTTAGACCATGGTCTTGATCGAATTATTGGGGTCATATCATGATTGATGGATTTCTAACTTATGTGGACCATGATTCAGTCCCTCTTTCGACGATGACTCATGGTAGAATTTCAACCAAGATGCCTTCTGGTTAAATTTGACTAGAATTCTCGTCAAATTATGGGTGATTTTAATAGTTTGGTCGAATTGATTTTTGACCACAATGCAACCCTCTTTCGACGAGGACTCCTGATAGAATTTTGACAAGGATGTCTTTTGGTAGAGTTCAACCAAGATTCTCTCGTTAGAATATGAGTAATTTTAACACTCTGATCGAATTGATTTTTGACCAGGATGCGCCCCTTTTTCGACGAGGACTCCTGGTAAAATTTTGACCAGGATTCTCATGGGATTATGGGTAATTTGAACACTGTGGTCGAATTGATTTTCGATCAGGATGTAACCCTCTTTGACGAGGATGCTCGTCGGactttgggaaattttgacaCTATGGTCAAATTGATTTTCGACCAGGATGCAACCCTCTTTCGATGATGATGCTCGTCAGACTATGGGTAATTTTTATGCTTTGGTCGATTAAAAATTCTGCGAGGAATACTAACCCTGTATATTATGAATCTTAACCCTTTAGACCATAAATCCTGAATTACGGGCTACAAGTCTTTTAACAACCATAAATTTTTGCTTGTTATTCTGATTTGAGCTTATAATATACTGAATCGAAGCTTATTTTGGGTTCTAACTCATAATGGTATTCTCTGCATACCTCTGGTATTATTTGGTCCTTTAAGAACATGGATATTTGAATGTGCAAGGATGGAGCGTGACTTCTCCAAGCCTTCAATTGAAGGTAACATGGCCTATACTAACATTTATTTATATGTGATGTGGCTTCTACGAGCCTTATTTCTGGTTATCCCGAAAAGGTGACATGTCCTACTCAGATGCTCAATTAGATTAAACCTTGAGGTTTAAGGCGTGTCATGTCTTAGTAACTCATTTTATTGAAGAGTCTCCAAGTTTGTGGGATCCTCGTCCCAAATATGTTCTTGACTAGTTACGGGCCTTTTAAAATAGGTatcaactttcctttcttccaACTCTGGATACCTCGATCTTTCTGAGGACTAAGTCTCCCTATTGTAAAAATCTTTCTTTTACTCTTACGTTATAGTCATCAGAAACTTGTTTCCTTCATCAAATCTAAAGTATGTGTCATGCATTCCTCATTCTTTTCAGGCTCAAATGCCTCAACCTTTAGAGCTGTTTGAGTAGTTCTTAATGACATCACCAACTCAGCTTTATTAGTCGATAAAAATGGCACAACTCGTGTATTTGATTTATAAATGGCAAGATACACCCAATATTGGTGCAGAAGTTCGTCTATCCAAGCATTTCCCGAATATTCGTCCCTTTTTGTCATTGCATCAAGGATTACTTGATTTTTTAACTCGTCTTGCCTGTTCGCGTAGGGATGAGCTATAGTTGTGAAACAGGATTCACTGTCATTCTTCTCACAATTTCTTCTCAAAATCATTATTGTTGAATTGTCATCCATCACCTGTCATTGGGATTCGTGGAAGTCCATATTTTCATATCACGCTTTTCTACGATAATTGTGTCAATTGCATGTTGGTTATCCCAACCAGGGGTTTAGCCTCAATCCGCTTCGTGAAATAGTTTATGATCATTATCAGGATCTACCTCTGGGCACTGGCCATTGGAAATGTATCAAGGTAACCAATCtcataattataaataaaacatGGGAATTAGTGGATATCAATATCTTAGAAGATTTCCTAACAACATGTACGTCCTTTTGGCATCGAACATattttcttttcataattttttatatCAGCCATCATCTATGACCAACAGAATCAAAATAGTTTTTTTGAGCAACATCCCTACTCCCGAGCATAGCTCATAGATCTTTTCACTTACTTCCTTCAAGACCAACTCCGCTTATTCCGGTCTCAGGAATTCCGAGTATTGAATCACAAAGGATTTTTTAATGTAGAATTCCCTTAATCAAATTGTGTCTTTGTGCTTTTCCAACAATTTTCATGCCTATTAGGCATCGGGTATCCAACTGATTTCCATGTGAGTCTTCATAGGATTATCCAACAACTTTTCATGCATGTTGATGATATCAACTTTGCGTTAGTTTTTTGGGTATTCAAAAATTATAACTCTATATCTTTCAAGATGTAAAATCAAATAGGACGTCAGCCTTCATGCTTTCCTTCATTGGGATGTAACTTTACGCAATATTTATTGAACTTAGTCATGGCTTCATAAGCCTCTCATATTTTTTGTTATTATCTCATACTTTGCTTCAAATTCTCCGTTTCCCTGAGAGATCACTAACATTGAGCCTTTACAAAGTTTTAGGTTCTTGACCTCAAGGTACCAGCTAAGCCAAGTTCAGAAATCAAGGCCCCAATTTTTATCTTCGTCGTTCATTTTTTGAGAAATTCAATGTGAAGGCATACTTTAACATTAATCCGTTAAGATTTTGCACCACTCACTTTTGTTTTgccatcaaaatagagaaccaaATAGTACTTGAGTATCCTCTCCATTCCTTGTTTACATATTTTCTTACCCTCATGGAGTAtctcttcctgcccccgacttcttgatTGTTATTGATACATttcaaccacgaagtcagccaaggCTTGGATTTTAAATAGTGTACATGGTTTATATCAAATTTATCAAGCTCAGTTGTCCACTTAATTAACCTTCCATTAGCCTTGCGAATATGTATTGTACCCCTCATGGACTAGTTTCAATTTTTTAAGCTGTAATTTAACATACCTGGTATTGGAGCTGTAATTTCCTCGTGTCGTAGTCATAGCTAATGCGAACTTCTCAATACTAGAGTTGTTCACAAAAAAACT
This sequence is a window from Apium graveolens cultivar Ventura chromosome 9, ASM990537v1, whole genome shotgun sequence. Protein-coding genes within it:
- the LOC141687008 gene encoding enoyl-[acyl-carrier-protein] reductase [NADH], chloroplastic-like gives rise to the protein MVGLAASGLQITAARPSIFFTHRIFKSAVATVFNSSNVPSSVKRSASLHVSSLHPFQQNMKSARNYATKANSEASEGKQASVLPIDLTGKRAFIAGVADDNGYGWAIAKSLAAAGAEILVGTWVPALNIFETSLRRGKFDESRLLPDGALMEITKVYPLDAVFDNLEDVPEDIKANKRYAGSSKWTVQEVAESVKEDFGSIDILVHSLANGPEVTKPLLETSRKGYLAAISASSYSYISLLKNFIPIMNPGGSSISLTYIASERIIPGYGGGMSSAKAALESDTRVLAFEAGRKRKIRVNTISAGPLRSRAAKAIGFIDMMIDYSLENAPLQKELSAEEVGNTAAFLASPLASAITGAVIYVDNGLNTMGVGVDSPIFEDLHIPKYEK